In Haloarcula limicola, the genomic stretch TGAGCGCGGCCCCGCCGGGTCTCGCCGAAGGCGACCTGTTCCCGGCGTTCGCGGGCGCGGTCATCGGCGGCATCAGCCTCGACGGGGGCCGCGGCGACATCAAGAACGCCTTCGGCGGGATGTTCCTCCTGACGATGATTCAGGTCGGACTGGTGCAGGTCGGCGTCGGCGGCGACGCCATCCAGTTCATAAACGGCCTCGTCCTGCTGGTCGCCATCTACCTTTACACGACCGAGTCGAAGATCCGCCGTCGCCTGCTCTCCACCTGAACGGTCGCTTTTCGGCCCCGGAATGATGCTTGCCAACACCCCACAACCTATAAGAGCGCAGTTGCCGAATCTCTCGCCATGGTTCGCCTGAACGGCAGTGAAATCATCGCCGAGTACCTGGAGCGAGAGGGCGTCGAGTACATCGTCGGCATTCCGGGCCACGGGAGCACGCTGATGATCGACGCGTTCAACGACTCGTCGGTGGACGTGGTCCAACCGCGTCACGAGCAGGGAGCGGCACACCTCGCGGACGGCTACGCCCGTGTGAGCGGCGATCCGCTGGTCGTGTTCACCTCAATTGGTCCGGGTGCGACGAACACGGTGACGGGCGTTGCGACTGCGTTCGTCGACTCGGTGCCGATGGTCGTCCTCACCGGCGGCCCGCAGACCCACGAGTACGGACAGGGCATCCTCCAGGAGATAGAGCGCAAACGCCCCGGCGACTTCCCGAACGTGATGGAACCCATCACGAAACAGACGTTCCAGGTCCACGACGTCGAACAGTTGCCCCGGACGCTTCGCCGGGCGTTTCAGGAGGCGGTGACGGGACGGCCCGCGCCGGTCCACGTCGAAATCCCGATGGACGTACAGGCCGCCGTCGCCGACGTGGACATCCCGGACCCGACGCGCTCGCGGGCGCAGTATCGGCCGGCCGGCGACCCGCGAGCGGTCTCCGAGGGGACGGAGCTGCTGATTGACGCCGAGCGCCCGGTCATCGTCGCGGGCGGCGGCGCGATGCTCGCCGAGGCGTGGGACGAGGTGCGCGAACTCGCGGAGTTCCTGCAAGCGCCGGTCAGCCCGACGTTTCAGGGGAAGGGCATCGTCCCCGAGGACCACGACCTGTTCGTCGGCTACGCGGGCGCGTGGGGGACGACGGCCGGCAACGAGCTCTGCAGCAGCGCCGACGTGATCCTCGCGCTGGGCTGTCGGTTCTCCGACCTCCACACGTCGTCGTTCGACCCCGGCGTGAGCTTCGAGATCCCGCCGACGAAGCTCGTCCACGTCGACGTCGACAGCCACGAGATCGGAAAGAACTACCCCGTCGAGGTCGGCGTGCAGGGCGACGCCAAAGTCGTCGCCCGCCAGCTCCGCGACGAGCTGGAAGAGCGCACCGACCCCGTCGGCACCGAGGACAACGAGTACTACGAGGAAGTACAGCGCCGCTGGGAGGACTGGGAAGAGCGCATCGAGGAGCGCCATACCGACGACTCGGTACCGCTGAGCATGGCCCGCGTGCTGGGCGGCCTGCGCGAAGTCCTCGACCGCGACGCGATCGTCACGTCGGGTGCGGGCCACCCGCAGGACATCACGAACCCCGAGTTCCCGGTGTACGAACCGCGCTCGAACATCTCCGCGGGCGGGTTCTCGACGATGGGCTTCTCGCTGCCCGCGTCGATGGGCGCGAAGCTCGCCGCGCCGGACAGACAGGTCGTCTCGGTTCAGGGCGACGGGAGCTTCCTGCACTGCAATCAGGAGCTCATCGCCGCGGTGCAGGAGGACATCGACGTGAACGTCCTCGTGCTCAACAACCACGCGTGGCTCTCGATCCGGAACCTGCAGGTCACCCAGTCCGGCTGGGACCGCGTCATTGCGACGGAG encodes the following:
- a CDS encoding thiamine pyrophosphate-binding protein, whose translation is MVRLNGSEIIAEYLEREGVEYIVGIPGHGSTLMIDAFNDSSVDVVQPRHEQGAAHLADGYARVSGDPLVVFTSIGPGATNTVTGVATAFVDSVPMVVLTGGPQTHEYGQGILQEIERKRPGDFPNVMEPITKQTFQVHDVEQLPRTLRRAFQEAVTGRPAPVHVEIPMDVQAAVADVDIPDPTRSRAQYRPAGDPRAVSEGTELLIDAERPVIVAGGGAMLAEAWDEVRELAEFLQAPVSPTFQGKGIVPEDHDLFVGYAGAWGTTAGNELCSSADVILALGCRFSDLHTSSFDPGVSFEIPPTKLVHVDVDSHEIGKNYPVEVGVQGDAKVVARQLRDELEERTDPVGTEDNEYYEEVQRRWEDWEERIEERHTDDSVPLSMARVLGGLREVLDRDAIVTSGAGHPQDITNPEFPVYEPRSNISAGGFSTMGFSLPASMGAKLAAPDRQVVSVQGDGSFLHCNQELIAAVQEDIDVNVLVLNNHAWLSIRNLQVTQSGWDRVIATEFDEEHDYDAVGMAESMGVEFAERVFEADDLDSALEAMVEHDGPALVEAVVERDSTETGGIMTGAWHLPGLGEGYEAGERPGEESAEAEEEAAGDD